The following are encoded together in the Capsulimonas corticalis genome:
- a CDS encoding prolyl oligopeptidase family serine peptidase yields MKIRRFVRTFLFAPIVVLALAAQAAPSAHAASAAPDQVPFASRTLTMGANTYKFQVFIPKHLSRKTNPPVILFLHGIGERGTDGAQQTKNGVRLLIAQDVDNFPAVVVCPQLQPETRWTQPAVEELTLKMLDQCIAEFHGDTRRVYLTGLSLGGYGSWEMARKFPSRWAAIAPVCGGVVFPAWVGAAPEETTASEKDPYAALAQSLPAIPIWDFHGEADPTVPVSESRQIVASLLARKADIRYSEYPGVGHNSWDNAYAEPGLLPWLLSHKRAN; encoded by the coding sequence ATGAAGATCCGTCGTTTTGTCCGAACGTTTCTCTTCGCGCCGATCGTTGTTCTCGCACTCGCCGCCCAGGCGGCCCCATCGGCGCACGCGGCCTCAGCGGCGCCCGATCAAGTGCCTTTCGCCAGCCGCACGCTCACGATGGGCGCGAACACTTATAAGTTTCAGGTCTTTATTCCAAAGCATCTCAGCAGGAAAACGAATCCGCCGGTTATTCTCTTTCTGCACGGCATCGGCGAGCGCGGGACCGACGGCGCGCAGCAGACCAAGAACGGCGTGCGCCTGCTGATCGCGCAGGATGTGGACAACTTTCCCGCCGTTGTCGTCTGTCCCCAATTGCAGCCGGAAACGCGCTGGACGCAGCCGGCGGTCGAGGAGCTGACGCTCAAGATGCTCGATCAGTGCATCGCGGAGTTTCACGGCGATACCCGCCGCGTGTATCTGACGGGCTTATCCCTGGGCGGCTACGGCTCATGGGAGATGGCGCGCAAATTCCCCAGCCGCTGGGCCGCCATCGCGCCGGTCTGCGGCGGCGTCGTCTTCCCCGCCTGGGTCGGCGCGGCCCCCGAGGAAACCACCGCTTCCGAAAAGGACCCGTATGCCGCGCTGGCTCAGTCGCTCCCCGCCATCCCGATCTGGGACTTCCACGGCGAAGCCGACCCGACCGTCCCCGTCTCCGAATCACGCCAGATCGTCGCCAGCCTGCTCGCCCGCAAGGCCGATATCCGCTACAGCGAATACCCCGGCGTCGGCCACAACAGCTGGGACAACGCCTACGCCGAGCCCGGCCTGCTCCCCTGGCTCCTGTCGCACAAACGGGCGAATTAG
- a CDS encoding multinuclear nonheme iron-dependent oxidase — protein sequence MMKLAINYSSAADGLARDGLLPVDLFKCPSPFDTDVSVHMPDLLERARGTRPVYVHFPLFAGNGSLRDVDWDGIESVLAETATPYVNLHLETRSADFPGVPVDTTDPAHQEQIAEALIADVALAVARLGAERVIVENVVARGSVLRPCIEPGVIARVVEETRCGLLLDTAHVRLTAEELGFDARAYIAALPLRQLRELHVTGAQPHEGGRLRDSMPMGAQDWDLLEYVLAKIQGGRAAEPWCMALEYGGVGPGFDWRSDPQIIAEQTSRLRRFVKT from the coding sequence ATGATGAAGCTCGCCATTAACTATTCGTCCGCCGCCGACGGTCTGGCTCGCGACGGTCTCCTGCCGGTCGATCTTTTCAAATGCCCGTCGCCGTTCGATACGGACGTGTCGGTGCATATGCCGGATCTGCTGGAGCGAGCGCGCGGGACGCGCCCGGTTTACGTCCATTTCCCGCTGTTCGCTGGAAACGGCAGTTTGCGCGATGTCGATTGGGATGGGATCGAGTCGGTCCTTGCGGAGACCGCGACGCCCTATGTGAACCTTCATTTGGAAACGAGGTCCGCCGATTTCCCCGGCGTTCCCGTGGATACGACGGATCCCGCGCATCAAGAGCAAATCGCTGAGGCGCTGATCGCCGATGTGGCGCTGGCCGTGGCGCGGCTGGGCGCGGAGCGCGTGATTGTGGAGAACGTGGTGGCGCGGGGCAGCGTTCTGCGGCCGTGCATCGAACCGGGAGTGATCGCCCGGGTCGTGGAGGAAACGCGATGCGGCCTGCTGCTGGACACCGCTCATGTGCGGCTAACAGCGGAAGAACTGGGTTTCGACGCGCGCGCATACATCGCCGCCCTGCCGCTGAGACAACTGCGTGAGCTGCATGTCACCGGCGCGCAGCCGCATGAGGGCGGGCGATTGCGCGACAGTATGCCGATGGGCGCCCAAGACTGGGATCTGCTGGAATATGTCCTGGCCAAGATACAGGGCGGACGCGCGGCGGAGCCGTGGTGCATGGCGCTGGAGTACGGCGGGGTGGGACCGGGCTTCGATTGGCGGAGCGATCCGCAGATCATCGCGGAGCAAACAAGCCGGCTGCGTCGCTTTGTGAAGACATAA